The region ACAGCGGCAAGAACGACACCAAGCCGCCGGACAACAAGCCGATCGTCTGAACCGCGCGCCGAGGCCCGTGAGCCTCAGCGCTGATTCGTCTCGGGGCGACCGTCCTTGATCGTTGCGCCCTGCCGCAGCGTGGTGACCCAGCCGCCGAAGAACTCGTTCTGCCGGCGACCGAGCAGTTCCTGCGTGATCTGACCGCGCGACTGCGGATTGAGCTGCGTGGTGTCGGCGAGTACCCGCGCGTCGGCGCGCACGAAGAACCAGCCGCCCGGCGTGCGATAGGGACCCATCGGCTTTCCAAGCGGCGCACCGAACAGCACGCCCGCGACCTCCGGAGCGTTCGCAAGCCTCGGATCCGGCTGCAACCGCGTCATCGCCGGGATCTTGAACGGCACCTGGCCGGCTGCCGCGGCCGCCTGCTCGAGCGTCTGTCCGCTCTTCAGAGCCTGCGCAACCTGATCGGCGAGCGGCTTGGCGGCATCGACACGCTTGAGGTTCTGAGCCAGCACCCGCAGCTGCTCTTCAAGATCGGCGCGCGGCGTGGGGCCGGCTTCGTACTGCCCGGCGACCGCGACGATCGAAAACGCGTCGAGTCCCTGGAACACCGGGCTGACCTCGTTCTTCTTGTGCGAGAGACCCCAGTCCGCGGCGTCGGGGAAGTCCACCAGGTCCTGAGGGGTGTTGTTGTAGTCGTAGAAGCTCGACTTGGTCGTCGCCAGGCCGGCTTCGGTCGCCGCCTTCGCGAGCCCGACCGACACCGCGCGCGAACGGATCTTGACCGCCGACTCGAGCTGCAGACGCAGCGCGTCCTCGCTCTGGCGCGCCTTGATCATGATCTGCGCGACCTTGACCTGGGGGGACGGCGTCATCGACTTCTGAAGCAGCTTTACGATGATGAAGCGGCCGTTCTGCTCGATCGGGTCGAACACCATTCCGGTGTCGGCGAGCATCACCTTCGGGCCGAGTTCGGGGCCGAGTTCCATCGGCTGGAACATGCGCTGGATCTCGCCGCCCTGCGCGGCACCCGGTCCCTGCGAATAGTCGCGCGCCAGCGCCGCGAAGGACTCGCCGGCCCGGGAGCGCGTCGAGATGCTGTGCGCCTGTTCGCGCGCCACGCGCACTTCCTCGTCCGAAAACTTGCGCGGAATGCGCAGCACTTCGAGCTGGGTGCGGGCGGGTGCCGAGAAGCGATTCTTGTAAGCCTCGTAGGCCTTGGCGAGATCGGCATCCTGGACCTCGGGCGCCGGCGCGCTGAGCGCTCCGGTCACCATCACGACGGTGGCTTCGACGCGGTCGACCGCCTCGTGGAAGCGCTCGAGCAGTTCGGGCTCCGACAGCTTCAGCGATGCGGCGAGCCGCTCCTGGAGCTTGCGCGGGGGCAGCTGCTCGCGCGTCATCTCTTCGAACGGCGCCCACCAGCTCGCGCTGGGATCGTTGACTGCCGTCTGGTACTTCGCCATGTCGAACTTGCCGTTGGTCTGGAAGTCCGGCAACGACGCCAGCATCTGGGGCGGCAGGTTCTTGAGCGTCCAGGTGATCTCGGCGTCGGACACTCCGAGGCCCAGCGACTTCGCGCGCTGCTGCATGAGGCGCTGCGTCACGACGCCGCGCCACGCCTGCGACTGCAGCGTGATGGCGTCCTGATCCGCCGGGTCGCCGCCGAACTGGCCGCGATACTGGTTCTTGGCTTCCTCGAGCACGAGCGCGAATTGTTCGCGGGTGATCGGGGTGCCGTTCACGCTGCCGAGCGAGCCATCGGCACGCTGGCCGGAGCTGGGATCGTAGCCGGCGGCGAAGAACGTCACGAAGGTCAGTACGGTGAGGATGATCAGCGCCCACCACACGAACTTGATGCGCTTGTTGCCCATGCGCAGGTATCTCAACATCGTCGGGACTCCGTATGGGGCGGCCGAAGCCGTGGAACGTCTCAGGAAGGCGAGCGAGAATAGCAGTGTGAGCTCGGACTCCGCCAGTTTCGATTGCGGGTACCGAAGGTGTGTGCTACCGCTTGCGCCCAAGAGGTTTCGCCTTCCAACCTGGGCTCCCCGTGACCACGCGCGCCGACTCCATCCAGCGACCCGCCGAACCCCCGCCGGTGATCGAACCCGACGTCGGGGTCCCTCATGCGGCGCTGGCGGCTCAGGTGCTCGACACCTTCGATCACGGGGTGGTGGCGCTCGACCGCGATCGAAAGGTCACCTACGCCAATCGCTGGATCGAGGAGCTGGTGGGCGCCGAGCCGGAAGGACTGCTCGGAACTCCGGGCAGCCGACTGTTTCCGGGCGCCGAGGCGCGCTGGCTGCGCGGGACGTCACGGGAGCCGCGCGACTTCCGGCTGGAGTCCGAGGGCCGGCAGCTCACGCTGCGCGCCGAATCGATGCCACTCCGTAATGAGGAGGGCGACGTGCTCGGCTCGGTGGTGCTGGCCGAGACGATCGCCGAGACCGACGAGGGCGAGTTCCAGAAGAAGATCGACCGCCTGGTGTCGCTCGGTGAGCTGTCCGCCTACGTCGCACACGAGATTCGCAACCCGTTGACCGGGATTCGCACCACGGTCCAATTCGTTGGCTCCAAGCTCAAGCCTTCCGATCCGCGGCGCGAGGACCTCGAGGACGTGATCACGGAGCTCGATCGCATCGAACAAATCATCACCGGGCTGCTGATGTTCGCGCGCCCCCCCGCGGCGCGCTCCCAGCCGTGCGATCTGCAACTGGTGCTCGAGAAGACGCTCGACATCATCGAGCTGCAGGCCGGCGACGCCCAGGTCGCGCTCATCAAGGAATTCACCGACGATCTGGCGCTGGTGTACGCGGACCCCGATCTCACCCAGCAGGTATTCCTCAACCTGTGCCTGAACGCGATTCAGGCGATGCCGGAAGGTGGCGAACTGACCGTGACGACCGGAATCCGGCGCTACCGCAGCCGTCGGCCGCTCGTCGACGTTTCGTTCCGCGATTCCGGCATCGGAATTCCGAAGGAGCTGATGGAAAAGATCTTCGATCCGTTCTTCACCACCCGATCCATGGGCACCGGGCTCGGGTTGCCGATTTCAGTGCAGATCATGCGGGAGATCGGCGGCGGTATCACCGCCAAGAACAATCCCTCGGGGGGCGCCACGTTCCGCGTGTCGTTCCCGGTGCCGGCCGAGCCGCCAGGCAAGCCCGAGGAGTGACCCGCATGCGCATGACCGTGCTGGTGGTCGACGACGAGCTCCTCATTCGAAAGTCGCTCGCCAAGGTGCTGCGGGAGAGTGGCTATACCGTCGAGACCGCGAGCACCGGCGCCGAGGGGCTTCAGAAGGTGGCGGAGGTGCGGCCGCAGATCATGATCCTCGACATGCGGCTGCCCGACACCGACGGCCTGTCGGTGCTGCGGCGGGTCCGGCAGGTCGATTCGCTGCTGCAGGTGATCGTGATCACGGCATTCGGCGACGTTCAGTCGGCGGTCGACGCCATGAAGCTCGGAGCCGCCGACTTCCTGCGCAAGCCCTATGAGCTGGAGGACATCAAGCTCGCGGTCGAGGCCGCCAAGAAGACTTTTCGCCAGGCCAGCGAGCTGGATCTGTACCGCCGGCAGGCGTGGCGCCAGTACACCGGTGAAGAGATCATCGGCGAGTCGGGGCCGATCGCTCAGGTGCGCGACCTCATCGACAAGGTGGTGCGCAGCCAGGCGACCTCGGTTCTGATCACCGGCGAGAGCGGTACCGGCAAGGAATTGGTCGCTCGTGCAATCCACTACAAGAGTGATCGTGGTCAGGCTCCGCTCATGGAGGTCAACTGCTCCTCCTTTCAGGAGAGCCTGCTCGAGAACGAGCTGTTCGGTCACGAGAAGGGCGCCTTCACCGACGCCAGCGACCTGAAGAAGGGGCTGATCGAGCTGTGTGACGGCGGCACATTGTTCCTGGACGAAGTCGCCGACATGTCGCTGCCCACCCAGGCCAAGCTGCTGCGGTTCATCGACCAGCGTCAGTTCAAGCGGGTCGGGGGCGCGCAGGACATCAGCGTCGACATCCGCATCGTGGCCGCCACCAACAAAGATCTCGAGGGCGAGGTGCGTGCGAGCCGGTTCCGCAGCGACCTCTACTTCCGACTCAAGGTGGTCGCGATCCACCTGCCGGCGTTGCGGGATCGCGCCGAGGACGTCGTGCTGCTGGCGCGCCACTTCGTGAAGGAGTTCGCGCGCAAGTTCTCGAAACAGTTCGAGGATCTGTCACCGGCCGCGCAGCAGGTGTTGCTGTCGTATCGCTGGCCCGGAAACGTGCGCGAACTGCGCAATCTGATGGAGCGCGTGGTGCTGCTCGAAGAAGGCACGCTGCTCGACGTCGATCATCTGCCGCCGGAACTCGCAGGTCGCCGCGTGTCGTCCGACTCGGAGCACATCGGACTGCCGACGCTCGCGCAGATGGAAGCGGATCACATCAGTGAAGTGTTGCGACTCACCGCCGGCAACAAGAGTCGCGCCGCGCGCATTCTCGGCATCTCGCGTCAGGGCTTGATCGAAAAACTTCGACGACTGAGACTCGATGAGAGCGCCGGTCGTCAAGTGTCTTGACACCCACTAGGAAGTGGACACACGCACGCAACGTGCGCGATTGCTGATCGAATCATCGCTCGCGCGAATCACTCATCACGAAGTTGACAGTCGAACGACGCGCACGCGTGCATGCGTGCGCGTTTTTTTTGTGCGACGACGACGCTGCGCCTCGACGTAATCAATGATCGCAACGCTTTACGATCAACCTTCGTCGCGAAGCACGTTCGTGGCACGACGGCTGCATCTATCTCCATGCAAGGCCACGCAGCGCATTCATGCGATGCGAATGTGCCGCCCGGGCGCTTCGGCGCCCATCGCATGTCCCCGGCGAGTGCACAAAGCTATCGCCGCTCGAAGCAACTCATGAGGAGGTGATTCGAGAATGGCTGCCAAGAAGAAGGCTGCGAAGAAGAAGGGCACCAAGAAGAAGGCTGCGAAGAAGAAGAAGTAACGACTTCTTCCGGACCTGGCACGTCCTTGGGGGATCGGTCGACGCCCATCGCCGACCGGTCCCCGACTGCTTGAGGGCGCTGCGACCCAAGAACTGGCGAGCGGACTCCAGTTTCGATCCGATCCAAAGGATCCCCTCGGGTAAGAGCGGTATCGTCGCTCGCGGCCCAAGGATCCCTCTCGGCGAGTGCGGGACGCGAGGGGAGACCTTGTCATGACGGGTTTTGGGCCACATCTGGTTTTCGACGCCTATGGCTGTCCGCCGGATCGCCTCGGCGATCTGCAGGGGCTGTACGGCCTGCTCGACGGCCTGCCGGAGCGCATTCAGATGACGAAGATCATGCCGCCGTACGTGTTCCGCCATGCGGGCGCGCCCGGAATGGAAGGTCTGTCGGGCTTCGTGCTGATCGCCGAGAGCCACATCAGCATCCACACCTTTCCGAAGCGGAAGTTCATCAACGTCGACATCTTCTCGTGCAACGACTTCGACGTCGAAGATGCATTGCGCGAGCTGACCGGTGCGTTCTCGCCGCGCCGCGTCGACTGGAGGCTCCTCGACCGCGGTCTGGAGTTCCCGAAGAACCTCGGGGACAGCCGCCAGCTGGTCGAGCAGGAAAGGCGCCGAGTCTCGGCGCGTTCGATGGGACTGGGGGTCTCGCGCTAGGGCTGGCCGTCACTACCTCCTGTCTTGCGACGGCCCGCTCACGGACGAGCGGGCCGTTCGCGCGTTTGGCGGCGTTGCTATAGTCGCGCGCGGATGCGGCCGCCGCTCCGAGCCCCCCTCGCCGAAGGACCCGTCTTGAAATCCCCGCCCCCGGCACCGCCCGGCGTGATCGCGATTCGCGGCGCGCGCCAGCACAACCTGCGCAATCTCGACCTCGATCTGCCACGTGGCGGGCTCACCGTGATCACCGGTGTTTCGGGTTCCGGCAAGTCGTCGCTCGCGTTCGACACGCTCTACGCCGAGGGTCAGCGGCGCTACGTCGAGTCCGTTTCGAGCTATGCGCGCCAGTTCCTCGAACGCCTGCCGCGCCCCGACGTGGACTCCATCCACGGGCTCACGCCTGCTGTCGCCATCCAGCAGGTTGCTCCGGCGCGCAGTGCGCGCTCGACGGTCGCGACATCGACCGAGATCCACGATTACCTGCGCATTCTGTTCGCGCGACTCGGTACCGTGTGGTGCGGGAACTGCGGGCGGCAAGTCGCCGCCGACAGCCCGCAGTCGATCACCCGCGAGGCCGACGCATGGCCGGCAGGGGCGCGGTTGCTGGTGCTTGCGCCGCTCGCGGTGCGATCGGGCGTGGAGTGGCCCGAACAGGCCGCGAACCTTCTCAAGGCCGGTTACACCCGCATCGCGATCGGGGACGTCGTGCACGAACTCGATCCGGCGCCGCGCATGCCGCGTGGCGCATCGCGGATCGCGCTCGTGGTCGATCGCTTCACCTGGGAGCCCGCCGAGCGTGAGCGGCTGGCGGATTCCTGCGCGCAGGCGTTTCGCCGCGGCGAGGGCCGTCTCGAGCTGCGGCTCGAGGGTCAGGCACCGCTCACGCGCAGCGAGCGCTGGGAGTGCTCGCAGTGCGGAACGCCGGCGATGCGCCCGGAGCCCGGTCTGTTCTCGTTCAACAGTCCGCTCGGCGTGTGTCCGACCTGCCGCGGCTTCGGCAACGTGCTGACCTTCACGCCGGAGCTGATCGTGCCCGATCCTGCGAAATCGCTGCGCGAAGGCGCGCTCGATCCGTGGGCCCGTTCGTGGCGAAAGCTGGCATGGCCGCGGCTCGAGAAGCTCTCGAAGGAGCAGGGAGTGTCGCTCGAAACGCCGTGGCGCAAATTGTCGGCCGCGCACCGCAAGCTGCTGCTCGAAGGCGGCGAGGGATTTCGCGGCGTGCTGCCGTTCCTCGAGCGACTCAAGGCCAAGTCCTACAAGGCGGGCAATCGCTTCATCGTCAAGCGCTATCAGACGGCGTTGCCATGCGAGGACTGTCGGGGCACTCGACTGCGCCGCGAGGCGCTGCTGGTCAAGGTCGGCGACCTCAACATCGCCGAGGTCGCGGCACTCTCGGTGTCGGACGTGTCCGCGTGGTTCGCGGGGCTCGGCTTCGGCGGCGAGGCGCAGGCGATCGCGGGTCCGGTGCTGGTCGAGATCGACTCACGACTGCGCTTCCTGCGCCGCGTCGATCTGGGCTACCTGACGCTCGATCGCATGACCCGAACGCTGTCGGGTGGAGAGGCGCAACGCATCGAGCTGGCGAACGCGCTCGGCGCCAACCTCGCCGATACGCTCTACGTGCTCGACGAGCCGACCGTCGGGCTGCATCCGCGTGACAGCGATCGGCTCACCGAGATGCTCGACGAGCTGGCGGCACGCGGAAACACGCTCGTGGTCGTTGAGCACGAGCCGATTCTGATGCGCGCCGCCGACCACCTGGTCGATCTGGGACCGGGCGCCGGAAGCCTGGGCGGAGAGCTGCTCTACAGCGGTCCGGCGGGTGCGGCGCTCGATCGGCTCGATACCGAGACGGCGCGCTACCTGCGCGGCGAGAAACGCGTCACGCGAGCGCGAGTCCAGGCGGAGCCGCGCGCCTTCATCACGATCGAAGGCGCGACCCACCACAATCTGAAGCACGTCACCGCGCGAATCCCGACCGCGCGGCTCACCGCGGTCACCGGTGTCTCGGGGTCGGGCAAGAGCAGCCTGGTCGACGAGATCCTCTACCGGGTCGCGCGACGGGTCCTGGAAGGTCGCGAGGAGGAACCGGCCGGCGCGCACGGCACGGTGACCGGGCTGCAGGCGTTCAAACGCGTCGTGATGGTCGACCAGAGCCCGATCGGCCGCACGCCGCGCTCGTGTCCGGTCTCCTACATCGATGCCTATGCGCCGCTGCGTGCAATCTTCGGCGCGCAGCCGACCGCGCTGGCGCGAGGGCTCAAAGACGGCGCGTTCTCGTTCAACACCGCGGGTGGGCGCTGTGATTCCTGCGAGGGGGCCGGCTGGGTGAAGGTCGAGATGTACTTCCTCGCCGACCTTCAGGTGCCGTGCGAGGTGTGTGGCGGAGATCGCTTCCGGCCCGAGGTGCTCGAGGTTCGCTACCGCGGAGTCAACATCCGCGAAGCGCTCGATCTCACCGTCGATCAGGCGTTCGAGCACTTCGGCCGCGAGCCGCGGTTCACGCGCACGCTGCAGACCTTGCGCCGGGTTGGCCTCGGCTACCTCAAGCTCGGTCAGCCCGCCACCCAGTTGTCGGGCGGTGAGGCGCAGCGGTTGAAGATCGCGCGCGAGCTGGCGGAACGGGGGGCGGGAACGACTCTCTACCTGCTCGACGAGCCGACCGTGGGACTGCACTTCTCCGACGTCCAGCGGCTGCTCGAAGTGCTCGACGATCTGGTCGGCCGTGGCGACACGGTCGTCGTGGTCGAGCACAACCTGGACCTGATCCGGAATTCGGACTGGGTGATCGATCTGGGGCCCGACGGGGGAGACGGCGGCGGCGAGATCGTGGCCGAGGGATCTCCGGATGCCATCGCGGCGGTCGAGCGCTCATGGACCGGGCGCTTTCTGGCGGCGGAGATGCTGCGCGCGGCCGAAGCGCGTACGTAGTTCGCTCCGATGACCGGGAGCCGCGGGCCGGCGGCGGTCAGAACCTCGCCGCGGTCGACAGCTCCCACGAAAGCGGGTCAGGCTACAGGCTTCGCCTCAGCACCAGCAGATTCGCTCGCAGCCACCATGGACACCCGAGCGACGTCATGCGCTCGCGCGCGCGCCGGGTTCCGGCTTCGTCCCACACCATGCCGGCCTCCCGGAACTTCTCGACCCAGTAGCTCGGCGGTTGTTCGTTGACGTGGTCGACGCCGCCTTGCCCCGGCTGTGCGGCGCTGAACGCGATCACCGGGCCGAGTCCGGCGAGGCTGCGCGCGAGTGTCGACGCGAAAGTGGCCGGGAGGTGCTCGCCGACCTCGAAGCAGGTGACGAGATCGAAGACACGCGGTGCCACGAGGTCGCGAGTCAGATCGTGCTGCTCGATCTTCGCCGGATCGATCAGCGCGTTCTCGATGCCGGGTCGGCTTCCTTCGTAGCCCAGCACCGCGACCCCGCGCTTCTCGAATCCCGCCAGATAGACCGCGGTTCCGCACCCGACATCCACCACCGACCGGGGCGTGAACTCCTGCATGAGAAAGTCGACCACGACTTCGGCGGTGGGAAGCGTCATGTTCGTTTCGGCTCGAAAATACCCCGCCCCGTAGATCGCCTGGAGCGGGTCGCGCCCGGTCACCCGGCACGCGAGCTTGACCCCCGAGAGCCACAGATTCGTGAGTCGATTGACGAGTCCCATGAGTCCGAGCTTCCGGACGAACCACAGCACGCGGGTGCGCAGGCTGTGGTCGGTGAGCTCGATGGCGCTCGGGGACTGGCTCGACACGATCGGAAACTCCTCAGTGTGGCGGCGGACGCGGAGCACGACTATAGGCGAGGCACCGTCGGGTGCCCCGAACTTTGTCGCGTGGTCGCCCGACTTCAGAACGGCCGGGCGAGCACCTCGGGAAGCGGGCGATCGCGTGCCGTGATCGCAGTTTCGCTCCCACCCAGAACGGCGTCCTCCACCACCACGCCGCGCAGGAGCGGCAGCGGCACAAGCTCGAAGTACACGTTGCGCGGCTCGACGCCGGGAGTCGGCGACTCCCAGATTTCGCCCGGCGACTGTTCGGCGATGCCCAGTGCGCCGGTCGCCGCCGGCAGGAATTTGCGACGGGTCGCGAGCGCGTAGACCGGCACCGAGTGCTCGCGCGCCGCGAGTGCGGCGGCGAACGAGCCGATCTTGTTGATCACGCCTTGTTCGGTGATCGCATCGGCACCGAGCCACACCATCGCCGCCTGCGAGAGCAGCAGCGGCAATGCGGCGTCTGCGACCAGCCACACCGGCACGCCGGCTTTGGCGAGTGCCGAGGCCATGTGGCGACCCTCGAGGCGCGGGCGGCCTTCGCCGATCAACGCGCGGGGCGCCATGCCATTGCGATGCGCCTCGAGCAGAGCCTCTCGTACCGATGCGCTGGCGGACAGCGTGGCCACGAATGCGCCGCGGCGCTCGACGAGTTGCGCGGCCTGGCGCACCACCGACGCGGTGGAGGCGCGCAGGTCCTCGCGTTCGGCATCGCACGAGGCCACCAGCGAGGCACGAGCCTCGGCGACCCGGACTCCACGCAAAGCGGCGGTGTCGGCCACTTCGAGGGCGCGCGCCGCGAGCTGGTGCACGAGCGCCATGGAGGGCTGCGAACTCTGCGCTTCGCGCAGGAAGGCGAGCAGTGAGGCGCGAAACCCGGCGGCGTCGGCCGACGCGTCGATCGTCGCGTGTCGCTCGAGCGCATCGAGGAGCTCGTAGGCGACATCGCTCGAGCCCGAGTGTCGATCGTCGGCGAAAGCGCTCACGGCATCACCCCCCGAACAGCTTCTTCAACCACAGCCCGGTGGTCTGGCGACCGAGTTCGCCGAACGCCTCGGTGAGCGGGATCTCCTTGGGGCACACTTCCACGCAGTTCTGCGCGTTGCCGCATTCGCTCAAGCCCCCGCGTCCCATGATCGACTCGAGCCGCTCGCGGGCGTTCATGTGCCCGGTCGGATGAGCGTTGAACAACCGCACCTGCGCGAGCGGAGCCGGCCCGATGAAGTCCGAGCGGTCGTTGAACTGCGGGCACACCTCCATGCAGCATCCGCACGTCATGCAGCGCGAGAACGCATAGGCGATCTCGCGCTCGGACTCCGAAACGCGCGGGCCGGGACCCAGGTCGTGGGTGCCGTCGATCGCAATCCAGGCCTTGACCTGCTTCAGACCCTCGAACATCCGCGTCCGGTCGACCTGCAGGTCGCGCACGATCGGGAACTTGGTGAGCGGCTCCAACACGATCGGCGCATCCGGCAGCTTGTCGACGAGCTGGGTGCAGGACTGGCACGGCTTGCCGTTCACCAGCATGGTGCACGAGCCGCACACTTCCTCGAGGCACGACGCGTCCCATGCGATCGGAGTGGTCTTCTGCCCGGCCCGGGTGACCGGGCGTTTGCGGATTTCCATCAGGCACGAGATCACGTTCATGTTCGCCCGCCACGGCATCGAGAACTCTTCCCAGTAGGGCGCCGCGGTCGGCGTGTCCTGGCGTTTGATGCGCAACTCGATCGTGGTGCGAGCCATGGCGTCCTCTAGTCGTACTTGCGTTCGACGGGAGCGGCGAGCGAGGTATCGACCGGGTCGTAGCGGAAACGCGGGCCGTCGGGGCTCGCGATCGCGACCGTGGTCTTGAGCCAGTTCACGTCATCACGTTTCGGGAAGTCGGGTTTGAAGTGCGCGCCTCGACTCTCGTCGCGCTGCAGCGCTCCGATCGTGACCACCCGCGCCAGCTCCAGCATGTTCTCGAGCTGATTCAGGAACGAAAGCGGACCGTTCGCCCACGAGCCGTGATCCAGGACGGTCGTACGGTCCCAGCGTTCGCGCAACTCGCGCAGCTTGTCGTCGGTCGCCTTGAGCTTCGCGTTCTCGCGCACGATCGTGACGTTTTCGAGCATCAGCTCGCCCATCTCGTCCCACAGGACGTAGGGATTCTCGGGACCGTCGCGCTTCGCAAGCGCTTCGAAGTGTCGCGTCCAGTGGCGCTCCGCGGCTTCGAACGGTGCGCTCGGAAGCTCGCCGACGCTTCCCGCCTGTGCGCGCGTCCAGGCCACCGCGGCCGGGCCGCCGATCTGGCCACCGTAGACGCACGACAGCAGCGAGTTCGCACCGAGCCGATTCGCGCCGTGGTACTGGTATTCGCACTCGCCGATCGCGTAGAGCCCCGGCACGTTCGTCATCTGGTTGCGAGTACTCCCGTGGTCGAGGAAACCGTCGGCGGTGCGCTCGTAGTCGACCCACAGCCCGCCCATCGAGTAGTGGACGGCGGGGGAGATGCGCATCGCGATCTTGCGCGGATCGTCACCCGTGAACTTCTCGTAGATCTCGATGATGCCGCCCAGCTTCCGATCGAGTTCCTCGGCCGAGAGGTGCGTGAGGTCCAGGTACACCTCGTTGCGGCCGCCGACGCCGAGACGGCGGTCGACGCACACGTGGTGGATCTCGCGGCTCGCGACATCGCGAGGCACCAGGTTCTTGAAGCGCGGGTACTTCTCCTCGAGGAAGTACCACCGCTCGCTCTCGGGAATCTCGCGCGGTCCACGCGGATCGCCGGCCTGCTTCGGCACCCACACGCGGCCGCCCTCGCCGCGCGCCGACTCGCTCATGAGTCGCAGCTTGTCCTCGCCGGGAATCGCGGTGGGGTGCACCTGGATGAACTCGCCGTTCGCATACCACGCGCCTTCGCGGTAGGCCGCAGCCGCAGCGGAGCCCGAGTTGATGATCGAGTTCGTCGAGCGGCCGAACAGCAGTCCGGGTCCGCCGGTCGCGAGGATCACTGCGTCGGCGCGGAACGCGCGCGGCTTCATGCTGCGCAGATCGAGCGCCACGGTCCCCACACAGCGGCCGCCGTCGTCCTTCACCAGTCCGAGGAACTCCCACGACTCGTACTTGGTCACGAGGCCGGCGACCTCGTAGCGGCGCACCTGCTCATCGAGCGCGTACAGCATCTGCTGCCCGGTGGTGGCGCCTGCGAACGCGGTGCGGTGGTGGAGCGTGCCGCCGAAGCGCCGGAAGTCGAGGAAGCCCTCGGGCGTGCGGTTGAAGGTCACGCCCATGCGGTCGAGCAGATAGATGATGCCGGGTGCGGCGTAGCACATCGCCTTGACGGGCGGCTGGTGGGCCAGGAAGTCGCCGCCCTTGACGCTGTCGAAGAAGTGGATCTCGGGCGAATCGTTCTCGCCCTTCACGTTCACGGCGCCATTGATGCCACCCTGCGCGCACACCGAATGCGAACGTTTGACCGGCACGACCGAGAACAGATCCACGGCCACGCCGGCCTCGGCGATCCGGATCGCGGCCATGAGGCCCGCGAGCCCGCCGCCCACGACCGCGATCCGCGTCTCGGCCATCAGCGATGCTCCGAGGCGTTCATCACCGTCACGTCTGCGGGCGGCGGCGCGTGCTTCTGGAACAGGTTGAGCCCGTGGCCGGTGAAGGCGAGCAGCGCGTTGATCCCGACCAGCGACAGAACCACCACGACCGCCATCGCCGCGCGCCCGGCCCAACGCTGAGCACTGCGGCTCGTCACCAGCCCCCAGTGGATCGCGAATCCGAACAACCCGTTACCGAAGTGATAGCACGCCGCGATCACGCCCAGCACGTAGAACGCGAACACGCCCGGATGCGACAGATGCTCGCGCATGTAGGCGAACAGGCTCGGGGCCGACATCGCCTCGGCACTGAAGCGCGTCGACCAGGTGTGATAGACGAGGTACAGCACCAGGAACAGCCCGCTGAAGCGCTGAAGGCTGTAGTGCCAGTTGCGGGCGTAGCCGTGGCGATCGAGGTTCGCCTGCGAGGTGGTCGCG is a window of Candidatus Eisenbacteria bacterium DNA encoding:
- a CDS encoding PAS domain-containing protein, giving the protein MIEPDVGVPHAALAAQVLDTFDHGVVALDRDRKVTYANRWIEELVGAEPEGLLGTPGSRLFPGAEARWLRGTSREPRDFRLESEGRQLTLRAESMPLRNEEGDVLGSVVLAETIAETDEGEFQKKIDRLVSLGELSAYVAHEIRNPLTGIRTTVQFVGSKLKPSDPRREDLEDVITELDRIEQIITGLLMFARPPAARSQPCDLQLVLEKTLDIIELQAGDAQVALIKEFTDDLALVYADPDLTQQVFLNLCLNAIQAMPEGGELTVTTGIRRYRSRRPLVDVSFRDSGIGIPKELMEKIFDPFFTTRSMGTGLGLPISVQIMREIGGGITAKNNPSGGATFRVSFPVPAEPPGKPEE
- a CDS encoding sigma-54-dependent Fis family transcriptional regulator is translated as MRMTVLVVDDELLIRKSLAKVLRESGYTVETASTGAEGLQKVAEVRPQIMILDMRLPDTDGLSVLRRVRQVDSLLQVIVITAFGDVQSAVDAMKLGAADFLRKPYELEDIKLAVEAAKKTFRQASELDLYRRQAWRQYTGEEIIGESGPIAQVRDLIDKVVRSQATSVLITGESGTGKELVARAIHYKSDRGQAPLMEVNCSSFQESLLENELFGHEKGAFTDASDLKKGLIELCDGGTLFLDEVADMSLPTQAKLLRFIDQRQFKRVGGAQDISVDIRIVAATNKDLEGEVRASRFRSDLYFRLKVVAIHLPALRDRAEDVVLLARHFVKEFARKFSKQFEDLSPAAQQVLLSYRWPGNVRELRNLMERVVLLEEGTLLDVDHLPPELAGRRVSSDSEHIGLPTLAQMEADHISEVLRLTAGNKSRAARILGISRQGLIEKLRRLRLDESAGRQVS
- a CDS encoding S-adenosylmethionine decarboxylase proenzyme, which produces MTGFGPHLVFDAYGCPPDRLGDLQGLYGLLDGLPERIQMTKIMPPYVFRHAGAPGMEGLSGFVLIAESHISIHTFPKRKFINVDIFSCNDFDVEDALRELTGAFSPRRVDWRLLDRGLEFPKNLGDSRQLVEQERRRVSARSMGLGVSR
- the uvrA gene encoding excinuclease ABC subunit UvrA, whose amino-acid sequence is MKSPPPAPPGVIAIRGARQHNLRNLDLDLPRGGLTVITGVSGSGKSSLAFDTLYAEGQRRYVESVSSYARQFLERLPRPDVDSIHGLTPAVAIQQVAPARSARSTVATSTEIHDYLRILFARLGTVWCGNCGRQVAADSPQSITREADAWPAGARLLVLAPLAVRSGVEWPEQAANLLKAGYTRIAIGDVVHELDPAPRMPRGASRIALVVDRFTWEPAERERLADSCAQAFRRGEGRLELRLEGQAPLTRSERWECSQCGTPAMRPEPGLFSFNSPLGVCPTCRGFGNVLTFTPELIVPDPAKSLREGALDPWARSWRKLAWPRLEKLSKEQGVSLETPWRKLSAAHRKLLLEGGEGFRGVLPFLERLKAKSYKAGNRFIVKRYQTALPCEDCRGTRLRREALLVKVGDLNIAEVAALSVSDVSAWFAGLGFGGEAQAIAGPVLVEIDSRLRFLRRVDLGYLTLDRMTRTLSGGEAQRIELANALGANLADTLYVLDEPTVGLHPRDSDRLTEMLDELAARGNTLVVVEHEPILMRAADHLVDLGPGAGSLGGELLYSGPAGAALDRLDTETARYLRGEKRVTRARVQAEPRAFITIEGATHHNLKHVTARIPTARLTAVTGVSGSGKSSLVDEILYRVARRVLEGREEEPAGAHGTVTGLQAFKRVVMVDQSPIGRTPRSCPVSYIDAYAPLRAIFGAQPTALARGLKDGAFSFNTAGGRCDSCEGAGWVKVEMYFLADLQVPCEVCGGDRFRPEVLEVRYRGVNIREALDLTVDQAFEHFGREPRFTRTLQTLRRVGLGYLKLGQPATQLSGGEAQRLKIARELAERGAGTTLYLLDEPTVGLHFSDVQRLLEVLDDLVGRGDTVVVVEHNLDLIRNSDWVIDLGPDGGDGGGEIVAEGSPDAIAAVERSWTGRFLAAEMLRAAEART
- a CDS encoding methyltransferase domain-containing protein, translated to MSSQSPSAIELTDHSLRTRVLWFVRKLGLMGLVNRLTNLWLSGVKLACRVTGRDPLQAIYGAGYFRAETNMTLPTAEVVVDFLMQEFTPRSVVDVGCGTAVYLAGFEKRGVAVLGYEGSRPGIENALIDPAKIEQHDLTRDLVAPRVFDLVTCFEVGEHLPATFASTLARSLAGLGPVIAFSAAQPGQGGVDHVNEQPPSYWVEKFREAGMVWDEAGTRRARERMTSLGCPWWLRANLLVLRRSL